In Pyrus communis chromosome 11, drPyrComm1.1, whole genome shotgun sequence, the sequence AATTTATTAAGGGACATACTGTCAATATAGTGTCGATAAGGTGTTGATGTTATTGCACATAACATGTCAATAACAGAAGATATTGACATGTAATTCATACAAAATCATcccataacaaaaaaaaaaaggacataaTGTACGTGGAATTAACAAAAGAATAAGAAGTTCAAACCCCTTGGGCTGATTCCTTGGCAGATTGGGCAGCATTGCTCATTTGGTCCATCATGCCACTGGCCTTTTCCTGTATatcaaaattgcaaaaacaCATGATCATGAACCACCAAAACGACCAACAAACTTTTAACCAAATTGCTTTTCTAGACAGCTGCTTTTAGACGCACCTGAGCTTGGCCCTTGGCCTGGCCAGCTTGGTGGCTCATATTCTGGGATTGGTTCATCTTGATGAAGTAATTCTCTTTCTACACGAACACACACAAGAAAATTTGAGGCAGGTGAAAAGTGCGTATAACTTTTTTTTGATGATGAAATGTTGAAGTTAGTGAATGGGATTTTATAGCTTCTTCAATTCCATTCATTGCTTGACACGTGTTGAGCAAACCTTGGAGTTAAACCCTAAAGACCAGGGTTGCTTTGATTAAGGTTTGAGTTATTCTCTCATGACAAAGCTAATTTGTTACAAATTTAAAGGATTGTGTAGGCAGGCTAAATTGTGGCTAATTTATCGACGTTGAGTTGAATATAGGGAGCTttcaaagtaaaataaaatatcacatTTCCATGCAGAATTTAATTAGTAATGGCAAAAACAAGAGAGAGCGTCATTTCGGGTTAGTTAAATTAGTTTAGTTCCAGATTCAAGGCTTGATTCCctctatatataatttttttttagaaggcAGGAGAGTATGGTTGTCTCTTCATAGATTACAAGGAAGTCCTATTTGTGCTTCTCAAGTGTCTCACTCTTATTTTTTGCTAGGTAAAACATGTCCggcataaaaattaaattctcTTTAATGTTATATGgttttgctattttgattgCATCAATACGTTTTGTAATAAACTTAACACTTAGGTTGGTTTGTTGTACTCACTATTTTAATTAGATAAGATAATATGTGCATCGGATTATAATGAGTACTATTCTTTCAGTCATTGAGTAGAATAAAAGGCTGATTATTTATACAGTCCGGATAAGAGGTCTCtggaaacttaaaaaataaataaataaacaccaGCAACAACCTCCTTCCACAGCAAAGCCCCACCCACACTGCCTGCCATGAATATGAAGCTATTACAGCAAACCAACACGCACATAAGCCATatctagtgttttttttttatatattttctatttcaaatttaattttcatcccTAAAAACTTGCCTTAAGGGATTctggaaaaaataaattaaaaacgtTTGCCGTAAAATGCAGAAAAATCTTGCCTAATTTGTATTCAACCTAAATTATACAGTCAATTAAAC encodes:
- the LOC137749239 gene encoding stress-induced protein KIN2-like, which translates into the protein MNQSQNMSHQAGQAKGQAQEKASGMMDQMSNAAQSAKESAQGAGQQMMEKAQGAADSVKDAVGANKRS